Within Pseudobacteriovorax antillogorgiicola, the genomic segment GACATTCCAAGATTTCACCAATACCGTTGGTAGGAATAAAAGTGCCAATGTGCTCACGAAGCCCAATGTTTGTATGCATAAACATATATAGGCTAGTACTGAAAATTCGAAGACCGTTCTCTTGAGCTTTGAACCTCTATCGTGAACGAAACCAAAGAAGGCGTATTCGAAGGTTTCCCCCGCATAGGTTTTCCATCTCTTAAGGTAAGCACCGCCAAGGAGGAGAGTCGCTAAGCCGAGAATCTCTAGGGTATGAATACTGGCTGTCGTAAAATTTCCGAAAAAAACCCTACTGAACTGCTGTTCCAGAGCTGGAAATAGACGGCTAATCAAAGAGTTCATAGAAATTAGGCATATGAATATAGCTATGAAAATCGTATTACGAGATTCGGCTAGGTTCCTACTGATTTTAGCTAGTAATAGACTTAAACAGGCAGCAAAACCCAGGGCGGCTAAACTTGGAACAAGGGAGTGGCCTTCCACGCTAGCATGTAACGCCTCCTGTCCCCCTACAGATAGAATCCCCAGAAGTCCCAGAAGAACTCCTGACAAGGCTCCTTGTGACAGGCAAAAAACTTGTAGAGACTGGTCGCGACCAGCAAGATGGCTCCCTAGTTGGGCCAAAAGAATCCCAGAGAAACTGGCCACTACGATTGAAATCCAATATACATCCAGTAGGATTAAGAGATCTTTCATTACGAACTCCTCTCGACTGGCTTTAAATCAACAAGTTTTGGGTTAAAGGCATCCACAAGCATTTGCCTTTCTTCCCCATGAGCGATGATAACCATACTAGGAAGTCCTGGTGTTTCGAAGTAATCTCCAAGACGTTTAAGCACCAAACCAGCATGGTTCACATCCAAGTGATTAAAGGGTTCATCCAGCAAAAGGAGCCTGGGGTGAGAGAGCATCGATCGACTAATAAGGGCTCTTTGGCGCTCACCACCACTTGCAAAATTCCACTTTCTCTTTGCGAGGGCTACGTCGACTAGTCCCAACTCAATCATCTTCTCGAATTCGATTCCGGTGCCCATAGTTACCACATCGCCAATTGTGTACGGTAGGTGGGAACTAATGTTGTGGCTTTGAGCTTGGTATACAAACTCATCACTTGAAACATATTTCTTAAGGGTTCCGCTGTAATTTTGTTGTAAGCCGGCAATGGCTCGCATGAGGGTTGTTTTACCGGACCCATTGGGGCCTTGGACGATCGCCACCTCACCCTCATAAAGCTGGAGATTCACCGGCTGAAATAAAGGATGATGTGCAATGTGGGCTTGGAAAGAATCTAGCTCAAGGATGAGCTTTGTGTGTTCTTGGGAGCTTATCAATAATTGTATCCACCAGGCTTTGCTGTAATAGTAGCGGGGTTTTTATGGACTCACGACCTGGTTGAGCCATGTCGCTATGAATTATGGCAGGGATCTTAGCAATTTTGGCAAACTTTTCAACTACCGATCTGGAGTTGAATGGCACCGCTAAAACAGCTGAGACCTTGGCCTTCTTTGCGTCCATTGCTTTCAAAGCAACTGCGCCAGCAGATGGTGCAACACCTGGAGTTTCCTCCACATTGCCGAATAACTTAAATCCGTAGGACTTGAAGAAATAGGTGAAGTTGCCATGGTACTGCGCTAAAGTCGGCAACTGGTCTCCAAAATGCTCCAGTAGCTTAGCTTTCAGTTCAACGTGCTTGGTTTGTAACCGTTTCTTAAGCCGCTCAAGGTTTCCCTGCATGCGCACCATTCCTGCCTCGTCAAGGTTGGCTGCGAAATGAATGGCCATCTTTTCCGCTGCCTTACTTAAGTCAGGAAGGCTCGCATAGTAGTGAGGGTTTCCCTCAGGGTGAACATCACCCATACTTCGATCGATGGGGCCTTTGGGCTTTTCCAAGGTCTCAATTGAAGCTCCCACATCGCAATAACCATCGCGACCGAATTGAATCTTTTGGTTTGCTGTTTTCTCGATAACTTTAGGTACCCAGCCAACCTCAAGAGATACACCAACAAAGCAGAATACATCAGCTTTGGAGGCAGCCAAGATAAAGCTCGGGACAGCATCCACGGCATGGGCATCTTCGTACCCATTTAGTAGGGTTGTGACGCTTCCATCCTTTTGGAGCAGTTCCGAAGCAACCCATGCGATATCAGGGGTGGTCGCCACAACATTCAAAACTTTTCCATAAAGGGAAGATGTCACGATCAGAGACGTTAGCAGTAGCCATAAGGAAAGTTTTCGCAATTTCATGTCTCCTAAAAATCATGACTGGGGTGAGCGCCCAGAATGAAGGCAGTTTGCATTAGCACTTGAGTGGTTTCTTCTTTGTCTCGACCTTCCTGATCCCTTTGATTGTGGTAGTAGGCCAGCCCAACCCTTGCAAACTCGCTGCTGAAATAAAGTAAGTTTATTTCGTAGCCGCCGCGGCTGTTGTCATTCTCAGTGGAAGTTACAGTACTGTAGTCATAGCGTGCACCAACAGCTAGGTCACGTGTCAGATAGTGCTGAAGGTAGGCATAGCCTCCCAGCAACTCATCAGTTGTTCCCGAAAGAGTTAACTCTCTCTTCCATAGTTCAGCCTGTAGCAGCCAGGTCAGGTGGCCGTATGTTCGGATCTTACTGGTAAGATCGAAACCATAAAGCTGCATTTTCTCGCCAATGGCACTGGTGCGTCCCACGTAGTTAAAGCCTATCTGAGTCGGTGCAACGATGTCGTTGTAGGTTACGATACGGCTATAGTGGGTTGGACTCTTGGGAAGGTCGTCTTCCACGTGGCTATGACCAAAGTCGCGGCCATTAGTTACACCAATCGTTACATCCATGTAGAAAGGTAGTGGCAGAAGTGAAGACACTTCGAGGCCAGTGTCAATGATTCCTTCGTTGGAACCGAACAATTCTTTCTGCATGATAGTTGGTGTTATGAATGGCCAGTCATGCTGATGAATCTGGTTTATGCGGCCGATCCCCAAGAAGAACTGCCCGGCTTTGAATCGAAAACCATCCAAAAGCTTAACAGAGCTTAGGTAAGCTTCGTGAACTTCAGGTTCTCCATAGGCCTGACTTCCCTCAGGGTGGGCAGCGAAGCTTAGAACACCGTCGAACCTTGGGTCGATAGGTGCATAAAGCATGAATTCAGCGGAACGCAGTTTGTAGGACTCTTTAGATTGATACTGGACAGATGATGTTTCTTCACCAACAGGAAAAGAGCCGACAAGGTCAACAGCCAAGCTGGTTTTGAGCCCACCTTGGTCTGCTAACGCGGTGGATCTTAATATCGGGCTTAAGGCTGAAAGAAGAAAAAACCCCAGCGACATAAGTCGAGCTGGGTTTCGGTTTTGCTTAGTTCTTATCAAGGGAAATCTCACTCTTCATCTTCGGCTTCAGCAGCGCCAACTGTGAAAGCGGTGACTGTTGCATTGTTGAGATTGAGTCCCACGAATTTACCGGCGCCGTAAATCCCGTCTGTTTTTTCAGCGGGCTCCGCGGATTCTGGGAAGTCATCTCCAATCCAAGCAATCACATGAGAACCATTATCTTCTCCGTTGTGTACTTCGACGCTAATTGTGAAGCTTGTCGAGGTGTCCGCAGTACTGTTGAAGGTAGTAACGGTATCTTCTGTACCGCTACCAGTGGTATAGTTCATCGCTAGGTTACCGTCGTTCTTACCAAGGGTGACAATTTGTCCGCCAGTTAAGTCCGATTCAGAGAAGCTGTGAAGAGCTACGGAGCTGTCATCAGCAGCACTTAGATCGATGGTTAGAAGGAAGTTAGTTTCTTCGGCGCGTTCTTGTACGAGGGTGTCTCCGAAATTCAGGGTGCCTGTGCCCGAAACGGAATTACCCTCTACTGTGGGCGATCCTGAGATAACAGTATAAGCCTTGCCGAAAACACTGGTGGTCGCCACTGGGTCGTCATCATCGCTACCACAGCCCGTGAAAACTACTACAGCCAATCCGGCGAATGCGAGTTTAGTCATAACTTTCATTTTCTATTCTCCCTTAATTTTAACCTCGGCTTATTGGCTAGTGATGGAGCATCCAGCAGCTTTTCCAAGGTTTTGTAAAAAACAGTTATCCGCAACTATAGGCAGATCAGACCCAGGTAGAGTTAACCTAAAAGCAACTATGAGGCAACGCACTATACACACCTAGTAGCTATCCTAGAGAACTGAGCTAAGGGCATAACGCCTTTAGACTCAATCCGTATTGACACCGACTCTACACGTATCGCACCATTATTGCAACTATTTGCAATAGATAGGAAATAATTGAAGCAGGAGCTGAGAGTTGAAGGCTGTGGGCAGAAACCAGGAAGTGAAGGAGCGGCGACGCTAATACGGATTCAGAAAGATCTATAGACTCATCTAAAGTGTTTTGTCAACAGTATAGAGCTTGAAAGATTTCCAGACTTTCCCGTCTTACCCGCAGGTGGTTGGTATCCATATTTATGCCCATAAATAGCAGATATTATTGCTTTTATGTGAGTCCGGGTTTTGGTAGTAAGTGTGATCTCCTGCAGCTCGTCGAATGATGATGACACTCCAAATGGCCTTCGATAGTATCAAGTACACGACGACCAATGCAGGCGATGCGAGCCTCGCAAGCGAGGATCAAGCCTTAGCTAGCTCAGGAAGTCTTCTTTTTCGCGATGTGTTTGCTTGTTCAGTAACCGAAGGTGGTCAGATCGAACTAGGTTTTAGTCCCGTAGAAGGGGGGATCTAGGCTTTTGTGAGCTTCTCAGATATTGGCATTCACTCGCACACTCTTTTCAAAGACAGCATATAATACAAATATTTGCAATATAGGCTTAGTTTTTAGCTTTGGATAAGGATAAAATGACTAGTATATATTTACAGTATTCGGTTACAACAGTATCGATGTCAAAATTTTTAATGCAAATATTTGCAATAAAAATCATTTTGATGTCAAAATATAATAAAAGGTCTGTGCCTGTGGGGATTAAGACCGGCTCTAGCCAGCAGTGTCGACGCTAATCAGTTAATAAATCTCCGTCGGCCTTTGTATAGTGGGAGCAGCGTGCTGGGAACGACTAAAAAACGTCGCTATTCTCCTGGGGAAGTTATTTTTTCTCAAGGCGATAGTGGAAACTGTGCTTTTATTATTGAGATGGGGCGGGTCGAAGTATTCGTTACTTCAGATTTAGAAAAAGTCGTTCTTGCTAATTTAGGTGTCGGAGAAATTTTTGGCGAGATGTCTGTTCTCGACGGTTCCCCTCGCTCCGCTTCGGCAGTTGCACTGGAGAGCGCTGAACTAGCGATTGTTTCGAATGAAGCGATCTCAGAAAGATTCGAAGCCGCTGATCCAATTGTTCGCCTTCTGATAACTATGCTGTTGAAACATGTTCGATTTTCAAATCGTTCTGTATTAAATCAAACAGATGTTTCGAGGTCCGTATCGAGACTACTAGAGGCAGACGCAATAGCGAAGCAGAAACATGAAGCTCTAGATCGCCTGAGGTTGGAATCTGACTTGAAGCAAGGGTTGCAAGAAGGGCAGTTTCAGCTCCATTTTCAACCTATCGTTAATATGCTGGATCGTCAGTTGGTGGGGTTTGAATCCTTGATACGCTGGCATAGCCCCAATAGAGGGCTAGTAAGGCCTGATGTTTTCATTGGTATTGCGGAGGAGACGAGTCTCATAGTTCCCATTGGTAGATGGGTTATAGAGCAGGCATGTAAGCATCTCTCCTTATTCAAAAAGCAGCTTGAAAAACATCGTTTCCCACAGGCACTATTTATGAGTATCAATATATCAGGCCGTCAGTTCCAAGACCCACACTTCTTTAATCACCTCTTAGAGGCTATAAAAGAAACTTGTACTTCCCCAAAAGATATTAAGCTAGAAGTTACAGAAAGAACACTCATGCAAGGTGCTTCCGCACTTCATATGATCAACAAGTCTAGAAAGCTTGGGTTTCAGGTTGCACTTGATGACTTTGGAACAGGTTATTCTAGTTTGAGTTATTTAAGCCGATTCGAGGTTGATAACTTGAAGGTTGATCAATCATTCGTGAGAAATATGAATAAAGATAGGAAAGTGCAAGTTATCACAAAAGCTATCATCGATATGGCAATGGGTATGGGGCTGCCTTCGATTGCAGAGGGAATTGAAACAGAGGGAGACTTTGAGACACTTAAACAGATGGGGTGTGAATTTGGTCAAGGGTATCTGTTCGCAAAACCACTGTCATATCCTCAGGCGATATCGTACCTCTTGAAACAAAAAGAAACATATGGATTCACGGGATAGCCCTTCTCGAATTACTGGAAAAACCTATAAAACAAGCTACTTTCCTGCCGTCATCGGGAATGGTGAAGTGCATTCAGATTCCTAGCTGAGTGCTAATTTAGGATCAAAATCTTGCAATGTATCGAGGCTCCACTCCTGATCGGTTGAAAACAGATTTTTTTCAAGTTTCTCGATCAAAAGCGGCATCTCAGTAAGAAGATTCTCAGATATACTCTTCCGTGGAGTTGTCCTCCGTAGTTTGCCAATTCTCAACAGTCTACTGGGAACCAAAACTAGTCAACATAGTGGGAGTTCCACCAATCTGGATAACTTTCTTAATGGAGAGAGATATCAGGTCAAAGACAACCACTTCACCATCCCTTGGGTTGCTGATGAAGACAAACCCTTGGCCAACAGTTATCTGAGGGTCTATAGCCCCATGGTTCTCCCCGGTGGACTCTGATGTGACTTTCGATTGGTGAATAAGTTCTCGGGTTTCTACATCAAGGACTCCAAGTGTGCCATCACGACCTAAGAAGATAAGATAGCGACCATCACTTGAAAATTTAAAGCGGCTATAGTCCATCGACATCTCGCGAATAGTCATTGCCTTAGTACTTGGGTCGATCTCAACATAGCGATTTTTACCGAAGTTACCCACTATGTAAGGGGCCTTGTTATGGGCTACCAAGGTACCCACCCGCCCCTTATCCTCAGGGCCTAGCTCACTCGGGGCAACTTTATAACTCTTCAGCCCTTCATCTGCTTCTTCAATCATCAACACGCCATCACCGCAACCGAAGGCTACCACTTTATCTGTCGCAGCTTCTCCGTGTAACGCTGGGCAGTCTTCAAAATTTTGGCCTACCCGATTGCCTGTCTGATTGAACACCTGAATGCCGACAGGAAGCCCTCCTTCCTGTGCCTCCTCAATCAATGGTTTTGATACCAAAAAATGATCTCCGAAGGCAAGTGCTACGCCGTGGTGGGGAGCCCCTGAATCTATGGTTATTGGGTCGTTTCCAAGGCCATCTTCTAACGATTCAGGGATGAACTGAGCGATTCCTCCTTCATCGAAGAAGATCGCTGCATAGCCAGCTTTGGCGACGAAATGGATGGGAAGAGGGCCTTCAAGGCTTGTTTCCATGAGGCGAGGGTTGTCTTGAACTTGCACTCCATTTTCAAACCATAGCCCCCCATCGACAATGTTCACCTTATTTTCCGTCATCTGTATAGCATAGGCGAATCGTCCAGTTTCTCCGGTATAGACCCTAGAAGTTCCAGAGGTTGGAATGCTTTGTAGAACCTTCCCTTCACCTAGGTCCACGACCTTAAGAATAGGCTCCAAACCGTCTGCTACGAGAATTCTACTAGCAACTGGACCTTGAAGGTTTAAAGGGTTTTGCTGATCCTGATCATCTTTGCTATCCGAGCAGGATAAGATCAAGAGGAGTGAAAATATTGGTAGTGATACTTTATTCAAAATGGACTGCACGATCATCTCCTTTTCCACCCATAAGGGTCAGTGGCAACGTACTGCCTATTGATACACACCCCACATGAGAGCGCTTTGGTCATTGCCGATATATGTCACAACCAAATTTTATTTGCAAATACTTGCATTATACCTAGGTGGAGAGTCATTACAGCTCACCTACGTTGTTGTGTAGTTTATGGCGTGTTTCGCAGGTCGTCGTCTTCGGCTCCGGTAGTTCACGTCCTGCTAATCCTGGCTTACTTTCATCACCATTGGGCAGGAGCTACCATTCGGGCGCTGATATGAACTGACGTGGGTTCCAAAACTTGTCTTTACGAGGTTTTCATCGTAAGCTCTTCCAGCTTTCGAACTAAATCTAGGGATCCCCTACGAGTAAATATGTCGACGGTTTTTTAATTCCTTTTCCCCAAAATAAGCTTGATGAATACAAAAAATTAGCTCAGATTTCAGCGGATGTTTGGAAGGAGCATGGGGCTATAGACTACTTTGTGTGTATTGCTGATGACGCTCCTATTGGTGAAATTACCTCATTTCCTGGGAGTGTAAACTTAAAGGAAGATGAAATCGTGGTTTATGCTTGCATAACTTATAGAGACAGAGAACACAGGGACCAAGTAAATAAAAAATGCATGGAAGACTCTAGACTAAGCTACATGACAGATCCAAGTGTTCTCCCCTTTGATGGCAAAAGAATGATTTGGGATGGTTTCAAAAGTTCATTGATTGAATAGCAGTTAAACTACTGTAGTAGGTAGTTAGTGTTGACTAATAGAGATCGGCTTCATCCAGCTAGGAATCAGGCGCATTCAGGGCTAAGTAATTTTTACCCACTTTTGGAAGGTCTCGTTCTTGGAAAGCTCTTGCTTGGTGATCGAGTCGAACTCAAAGCCAGCTTTGGTAGAATCAGAATCGATACTTTTCCATCGACAGTGCATATAACCTTGAACAGTCTCGTTATCTTTGCTTAATTGAAACGATACCGTAGAAATCGGCACAACAGGTGATTCCAGCTCGACTCCCAATCCACCGGTACTCAGGTTGAGCAAGTCCCCCCGCGAGGACTGTCTGCCGTTTGATACCATCACATCGAGCTGCAATTGGGAAGGCTTTCGGCGCAGAAATTTCCGTTGGTAGGTGTTTAATTCGTTGGCGAGATGAATGTCGTTGTTTTTTAGAAACTCGATAAAGCCTTCCGAGTCTATTGGTTTGGCAAGAATACCAGAAATCCCAGAGCTGTATAGTTTCTCAAAGGATATGTTCGCGTCTCCAGTCATGATCATCACAGGAATATCGTACTGGTGCTTGATGCTGAGGGCGAGTTCATCGCCTCTCATTTCCGGCATAAAATAATCAGTTAAGATGCAGTCGATATCTTTGTTCTGTTTGACGATGGCCAGTGCTTCAACTCCTCCACCAGCAATTACGGTGTTAAAGCCAGCGTCGTCGAGAGTTACTTTTAGCACTTCAAGAAACTCTGGTTCGTCATCAACAAGTAGTACCTTACCCATTTGGCTATCCTTTCAGCCTAGCTAGCCGCTTTTTCGCGGAACTCCATTAGAGAGGTCCCCACTTCGTCCCGTTTTTTCTCATCGAAGCCAAAGATTTTCGCGTATTTCTCAAACAGAGTTTCATCCATGCGATGAGGCTGCAACATCACCCAATGGGTGTACTGGTTCGCAAGAGCAACCACTTGCTGAAGTGTCGGGCCTTCATGCTCTGGTTTATCATCATCCTCGTCAAGGAAATCGGTATCATCTTCAGCGAGGTCATCCACATCATTTGGCTTGAGGTGGTGGCTCGAAAGGCTATGAACGATGTATTCTGGGAATCCCCATAAAGCTGCCGCGACTTCTCCCAGAACAATGTGAGAAATCGAGCGCAGCTGATCTTCCGCCTCTTGATAAGTCTTGGGTCGACGAGGATTGTCTGATGTTCGGGTTATGTCATCGGTAGTTTCTGGAAAACAAATCGCAGAAACCACTTTGCCCACGTTACACAGGGAACCAGCGATATAAGCCTCATCTTTATTCACTGAGGGAGCATAATTTTTTGCGATATATTCTGCAATGCGACCTGTTAATATAGCTTCTTGCCAGTACTTATCTTTACTAAACTCATTGGTTTTAAAATCGAACTCTTGAAGTGTTTCAGCGAGAATCATGTCGCTCAGTGTTTTGCGGCCCACGTAAGAAACTGCATGCTCTAGGCTGGTGATCTCAGGAACGGATGCGGCTCTGATA encodes:
- a CDS encoding HDOD domain-containing protein, whose product is MKPTFCQCCNRQYVTPEDYLKGTSKFRVCSRGNLWFECSCGSGMILKKGEFEWYSPTLNMSDAAKTVFSSVQEIKNIPLIPSAVIKLQSLIADENSSTKDIKEALKMAPNIALAIINSANNIRAASVPEITSLEHAVSYVGRKTLSDMILAETLQEFDFKTNEFSKDKYWQEAILTGRIAEYIAKNYAPSVNKDEAYIAGSLCNVGKVVSAICFPETTDDITRTSDNPRRPKTYQEAEDQLRSISHIVLGEVAAALWGFPEYIVHSLSSHHLKPNDVDDLAEDDTDFLDEDDDKPEHEGPTLQQVVALANQYTHWVMLQPHRMDETLFEKYAKIFGFDEKKRDEVGTSLMEFREKAAS
- a CDS encoding ATP-binding cassette domain-containing protein, with protein sequence MNLQLYEGEVAIVQGPNGSGKTTLMRAIAGLQQNYSGTLKKYVSSDEFVYQAQSHNISSHLPYTIGDVVTMGTGIEFEKMIELGLVDVALAKRKWNFASGGERQRALISRSMLSHPRLLLLDEPFNHLDVNHAGLVLKRLGDYFETPGLPSMVIIAHGEERQMLVDAFNPKLVDLKPVERSS
- a CDS encoding response regulator → MGKVLLVDDEPEFLEVLKVTLDDAGFNTVIAGGGVEALAIVKQNKDIDCILTDYFMPEMRGDELALSIKHQYDIPVMIMTGDANISFEKLYSSGISGILAKPIDSEGFIEFLKNNDIHLANELNTYQRKFLRRKPSQLQLDVMVSNGRQSSRGDLLNLSTGGLGVELESPVVPISTVSFQLSKDNETVQGYMHCRWKSIDSDSTKAGFEFDSITKQELSKNETFQKWVKIT
- a CDS encoding metal ABC transporter substrate-binding protein, which gives rise to MKLRKLSLWLLLTSLIVTSSLYGKVLNVVATTPDIAWVASELLQKDGSVTTLLNGYEDAHAVDAVPSFILAASKADVFCFVGVSLEVGWVPKVIEKTANQKIQFGRDGYCDVGASIETLEKPKGPIDRSMGDVHPEGNPHYYASLPDLSKAAEKMAIHFAANLDEAGMVRMQGNLERLKKRLQTKHVELKAKLLEHFGDQLPTLAQYHGNFTYFFKSYGFKLFGNVEETPGVAPSAGAVALKAMDAKKAKVSAVLAVPFNSRSVVEKFAKIAKIPAIIHSDMAQPGRESIKTPLLLQQSLVDTIIDKLPRTHKAHP
- a CDS encoding cytochrome D1 domain-containing protein; translation: MQSILNKVSLPIFSLLLILSCSDSKDDQDQQNPLNLQGPVASRILVADGLEPILKVVDLGEGKVLQSIPTSGTSRVYTGETGRFAYAIQMTENKVNIVDGGLWFENGVQVQDNPRLMETSLEGPLPIHFVAKAGYAAIFFDEGGIAQFIPESLEDGLGNDPITIDSGAPHHGVALAFGDHFLVSKPLIEEAQEGGLPVGIQVFNQTGNRVGQNFEDCPALHGEAATDKVVAFGCGDGVLMIEEADEGLKSYKVAPSELGPEDKGRVGTLVAHNKAPYIVGNFGKNRYVEIDPSTKAMTIREMSMDYSRFKFSSDGRYLIFLGRDGTLGVLDVETRELIHQSKVTSESTGENHGAIDPQITVGQGFVFISNPRDGEVVVFDLISLSIKKVIQIGGTPTMLTSFGSQ
- a CDS encoding EAL domain-containing protein; this translates as MLGTTKKRRYSPGEVIFSQGDSGNCAFIIEMGRVEVFVTSDLEKVVLANLGVGEIFGEMSVLDGSPRSASAVALESAELAIVSNEAISERFEAADPIVRLLITMLLKHVRFSNRSVLNQTDVSRSVSRLLEADAIAKQKHEALDRLRLESDLKQGLQEGQFQLHFQPIVNMLDRQLVGFESLIRWHSPNRGLVRPDVFIGIAEETSLIVPIGRWVIEQACKHLSLFKKQLEKHRFPQALFMSINISGRQFQDPHFFNHLLEAIKETCTSPKDIKLEVTERTLMQGASALHMINKSRKLGFQVALDDFGTGYSSLSYLSRFEVDNLKVDQSFVRNMNKDRKVQVITKAIIDMAMGMGLPSIAEGIETEGDFETLKQMGCEFGQGYLFAKPLSYPQAISYLLKQKETYGFTG